A region of Allocoleopsis franciscana PCC 7113 DNA encodes the following proteins:
- a CDS encoding helix-turn-helix transcriptional regulator codes for MNTIKRQRLEAAGWRVGNAADFLELSPEEAAFIEMKLSLSKRLRELRLNQKLSQQGLAKKINSSQSRVAKMEAGDPSVSLDLMVRTFLAMGATREDLALALASSQM; via the coding sequence ATGAACACAATTAAGCGTCAACGTCTAGAAGCGGCGGGTTGGCGTGTTGGAAATGCAGCAGATTTTCTAGAACTTTCACCGGAGGAGGCGGCTTTTATCGAGATGAAGCTGTCTCTCAGTAAGCGCTTGAGGGAGCTTCGCCTAAATCAGAAGCTCTCTCAGCAGGGTTTGGCGAAGAAAATCAACTCAAGTCAGTCGCGGGTGGCAAAGATGGAGGCGGGCGATCCATCGGTTTCTCTTGATTTGATGGTGCGAACGTTTTTGGCTATGGGGGCAACTCGTGAGGATTTGGCACTTGCGCTCGCTTCTTCCCAAATGTGA
- a CDS encoding Uma2 family endonuclease — translation MSQTVNEGVRWTIHDLELLPENEGTQYEIIDGELVVTRAPHSKHQQTCGKIFRQLDVWSEESGLGEAIPAPGVLFSESDNVIPDVVWVSNETYASTLDEAGHLTGAPELAVEVLSPGKEDQRRDREAKLKLYSSRGVREYWIADWRSRKLEVYRRENSQLKLVVTLLSNDTVTSPLLPGFSCTLDKFFPKLKS, via the coding sequence ATGAGTCAGACGGTCAATGAGGGAGTACGCTGGACTATTCATGACCTAGAACTTCTACCAGAAAATGAAGGAACGCAGTACGAAATCATTGATGGAGAGTTAGTTGTGACCAGAGCGCCTCATTCCAAGCATCAGCAAACCTGTGGCAAAATTTTCCGGCAACTCGATGTTTGGTCTGAAGAAAGTGGTTTGGGGGAGGCAATTCCTGCCCCTGGTGTCCTGTTTTCAGAATCAGATAATGTGATCCCTGATGTCGTTTGGGTGAGCAACGAAACCTATGCATCAACATTGGACGAAGCCGGACATTTAACGGGTGCGCCGGAGTTAGCGGTTGAAGTTTTATCTCCTGGTAAGGAAGACCAAAGACGCGATCGGGAAGCTAAACTCAAACTCTACTCTTCACGCGGGGTAAGAGAGTATTGGATTGCAGATTGGCGATCGCGCAAGCTTGAAGTTTATCGGCGGGAAAACAGTCAGCTCAAGTTGGTAGTAACTCTCTTGAGTAACGACACTGTAACCTCCCCCCTCCTACCTGGTTTTAGTTGTACTTTAGATAAGTTTTTTCCTAAGTTAAAAAGCTGA
- a CDS encoding ferredoxin:protochlorophyllide reductase (ATP-dependent) subunit N: MTLAAPEPLNFECETGNYHTFCPISCVAWLYQKIEDSFFLVIGTKTCGYFLQNAMGVMIFAEPRYAMAELEEGDISAQLNDYEELKRLCLQIKRDRNPSVIVWIGTCTTEIIKMDLEGLAPKLEAELGIPIVTARANGLDYAFTQGEDTVLASMVHKCPDKAPVVEADKEERNAISKLLNFGRKKEEVVAEQSEYVDHPPLVLFGSLPDPVVTNLTLELKKQGIKVSGWLPAKRYTELPVIEEGYYVAGVNPFLSRTATTLMRRRKCKLIGAPFPIGPDGTRAWIEKICSVFGIEPKGLDEREAQIWENLEDYIKLIRGKSVFFMGDNLLEISLARFLIRCGMTCHEIGIPYMDKRYQAAELALLEKTCQEMGVPTPRIVEKPDNYNQIQRIKELKTDLVITGMAHANPLEARGINTKWSVEFTFAQIHGFTNARDILELATRPLRRNNNLKELGWEKLVKEEAKV, translated from the coding sequence ATGACCCTTGCAGCACCTGAACCTTTAAATTTTGAGTGTGAAACCGGTAATTATCACACATTTTGCCCCATTAGCTGCGTAGCTTGGCTTTATCAGAAGATTGAAGATAGTTTTTTCTTGGTCATTGGCACTAAAACCTGTGGCTATTTCCTCCAAAATGCAATGGGGGTGATGATTTTTGCAGAACCGCGCTACGCGATGGCGGAGTTGGAAGAGGGGGATATTTCGGCACAACTGAATGATTACGAAGAACTGAAGCGGTTGTGCTTGCAAATTAAGCGCGATCGCAACCCCAGTGTAATTGTCTGGATTGGCACCTGCACCACCGAAATCATCAAGATGGATTTGGAAGGCTTGGCTCCTAAACTGGAAGCTGAGCTTGGGATTCCCATTGTTACCGCTCGTGCTAACGGTTTGGATTACGCCTTCACCCAAGGGGAAGACACCGTACTCGCCTCAATGGTACACAAATGTCCCGATAAGGCTCCTGTGGTGGAAGCGGATAAAGAGGAGCGTAATGCCATTTCCAAACTCCTCAACTTCGGACGCAAGAAAGAAGAAGTAGTTGCTGAACAATCAGAATATGTTGATCATCCACCATTGGTGTTGTTTGGCTCTTTGCCTGACCCCGTTGTCACCAACCTCACTCTAGAACTGAAGAAGCAGGGAATTAAAGTTTCCGGTTGGCTACCCGCCAAGCGTTATACTGAATTGCCGGTGATTGAAGAAGGGTATTATGTCGCAGGTGTCAACCCCTTCCTTTCCCGTACTGCCACCACCTTAATGCGTCGCCGTAAGTGCAAACTGATTGGCGCACCCTTCCCAATTGGGCCGGATGGCACCCGCGCTTGGATTGAAAAGATTTGCTCGGTGTTCGGAATTGAACCGAAAGGATTGGATGAGCGGGAAGCCCAAATCTGGGAAAACCTGGAAGACTACATCAAGTTGATTCGTGGTAAATCTGTCTTCTTCATGGGAGACAACTTGCTGGAAATCTCTCTGGCACGTTTCCTGATTCGTTGCGGTATGACGTGCCATGAAATTGGCATTCCTTATATGGATAAGCGCTATCAAGCAGCTGAGTTGGCATTACTTGAAAAGACTTGCCAAGAAATGGGTGTTCCAACTCCGAGGATTGTGGAAAAGCCGGATAACTACAATCAGATTCAACGAATTAAAGAGTTGAAAACTGATTTGGTCATTACGGGTATGGCTCATGCGAATCCGTTGGAGGCGAGGGGTATTAATACCAAGTGGTCGGTTGAATTTACCTTTGCTCAAATTCACGGCTTTACGAATGCGCGGGACATTCTAGAATTGGCAACTCGTCCGCTACGTCGAAATAACAACCTCAAGGAATTGGGTTGGGAGAAGTTGGTCAAGGAAGAAGCGAAGGTTTAA
- the bchL gene encoding ferredoxin:protochlorophyllide reductase (ATP-dependent) iron-sulfur ATP-binding protein — protein sequence MKLSVYGKGGIGKSTTSCNISVALAKRGKKVLQIGCDPKHDSTFTLTGFLIPTIIDTLQEKDYHYEDVWPEDVIYKGYGGVDCVEAGGPPAGAGCGGYVVGETVKLLKELNAFDEYDVILFDVLGDVVCGGFAAPLNYSDYCMIVTDNGFDALFAANRIAASVREKARTHPLRLAGLIGNRTSKRDLIDKYISSVPMPVLEILPLIEDIRVSRVKGKTLFEMAETDSSLNYVCDYYLNIADQILGRPEGVVPNDAPDRELFSLLSDFYLNPQQPPATTEEEKLDLMMV from the coding sequence GTGAAACTCTCAGTTTATGGAAAAGGCGGCATTGGGAAATCCACGACGAGCTGTAATATCTCTGTTGCCCTAGCAAAGCGTGGTAAGAAGGTACTGCAAATTGGTTGTGATCCGAAGCACGACAGCACCTTCACCCTCACAGGCTTTTTAATTCCTACAATTATCGATACGCTTCAGGAAAAGGATTACCACTACGAAGATGTTTGGCCTGAAGATGTCATCTACAAAGGCTATGGTGGCGTTGATTGCGTAGAAGCGGGTGGTCCCCCTGCTGGTGCAGGTTGCGGTGGCTATGTGGTTGGTGAGACAGTGAAGCTGCTCAAAGAACTCAACGCTTTTGATGAGTATGATGTGATTTTGTTTGACGTTCTCGGTGACGTAGTCTGTGGCGGTTTTGCCGCACCCCTCAACTACTCCGACTACTGCATGATTGTCACAGATAACGGGTTTGACGCCTTGTTTGCCGCCAATAGAATTGCTGCCTCCGTGCGTGAAAAAGCTCGCACCCACCCTCTGCGTCTGGCGGGACTCATTGGCAATCGCACCTCGAAGCGCGACTTGATCGACAAGTATATTAGCTCAGTGCCGATGCCAGTGCTGGAGATTTTACCTCTGATTGAGGATATTCGCGTCTCCCGCGTTAAGGGCAAAACCTTATTTGAGATGGCAGAGACAGACTCCTCACTCAACTATGTCTGTGACTACTATCTGAACATTGCTGACCAAATTTTGGGTCGTCCAGAGGGTGTTGTCCCCAATGATGCTCCCGATCGCGAATTGTTCTCCTTATTGTCTGATTTCTACCTCAATCCGCAGCAGCCACCAGCAACAACTGAGGAAGAAAAACTCGATCTGATGATGGTTTAA
- a CDS encoding pentapeptide repeat-containing protein: MNPDELLSKYAAGERDFSLANLGGINLKQTNLRGIDFSHANLSQANLSQVNLIRATLGTADLQGSDLEGANLQNSDLSGADLMGANLNAANLSFADLTGADLRGANLMIAGLVGTDLNGANLYEAKLIGAHLQGATLIGANLSRTNLCASYLYETDLSEANLDQVNLQRALYNPRTQFPPSFDPVEAGGYLIAPQVSLSGVNLRGVLLSGVNLHRANLSRTDLSEANLIWADLSEADLSGANLSGANLSGANLSGANLSGANLDGANLSGTTMPNGELHNVQRIGRAATNSSSKCS, encoded by the coding sequence ATGAATCCTGATGAACTCTTGAGCAAATATGCAGCGGGAGAAAGAGACTTTTCTCTAGCCAACCTGGGTGGAATCAATCTCAAACAAACGAACCTCAGGGGAATCGATTTCTCTCACGCCAACCTGAGCCAAGCCAACCTATCACAGGTAAATTTAATCCGCGCTACTTTGGGGACAGCGGATTTACAAGGCTCAGACCTAGAGGGTGCGAACCTGCAAAACTCAGACCTGAGTGGGGCTGATTTGATGGGTGCTAACCTGAATGCCGCTAACCTAAGTTTTGCGGATTTAACAGGTGCAGATTTAAGGGGAGCCAATTTGATGATTGCTGGATTGGTAGGCACAGATCTTAATGGAGCCAATTTGTATGAAGCGAAATTAATTGGTGCTCACCTCCAGGGCGCGACGCTGATCGGAGCCAATCTGTCTCGAACCAATCTCTGTGCCAGCTATCTATATGAAACAGACTTGAGTGAAGCCAACCTCGATCAGGTCAACTTGCAACGAGCTCTCTATAACCCAAGAACCCAGTTTCCCCCGTCGTTTGACCCAGTTGAGGCGGGAGGCTACTTAATTGCGCCTCAGGTATCGCTGTCAGGGGTAAATTTGAGAGGGGTGTTGCTTTCTGGCGTTAACCTTCATCGAGCCAATCTGAGTCGAACAGACCTAAGTGAGGCCAACTTAATTTGGGCTGACTTGAGTGAGGCGGACTTGAGTGGAGCCAACTTGAGTGGAGCCAACTTGAGTGGAGCCAACTTGAGTGGAGCCAACTTGAGTGGAGCCAACCTTGATGGTGCTAACCTGAGCGGTACAACCATGCCCAATGGTGAATTACACAACGTTCAAAGAATCGGGCGAGCCGCGACAAATTCTTCCTCTAAGTGCAGTTAG
- a CDS encoding GH3 family domain-containing protein has translation MRWFIKLFEQLLTPSAAHFRDALKHPQKAQKRVQQEICDRLIKSEYGKFLGIRSLQDWQQVPIVDYEDLKPWIDGVGGHSSRGIEGKPITHPLQAQLTTEPILFYEKTSGSRSAAKCIPYTKSLRRSFNQMFCVWAHDLIRNGPAFSTGKIYFCISPQFQYCSDKTDLTPLAFLPYQGRGELDAPLLVGEGLGERLTEDAPNPDHSSLQDDSEYLDRWLRWLLHPFLISPANLHHLRTPEEFKRQLCLALLQAEQLETISIWSPTFLKIHLDYIQTHRTELRQSLKLPAERDRFLCEPEIPWTKLWPELKLISCWDSACAADPAQVLRDLFPGVMVQGKGLLATEAPITIPLIAAQGCVPVLDEVFFEFEDESGKIYLLQDLQIGQEYNIILSQKGGLYRYRIGDRVRVTHYYLNTPCLEFLGRDRSISDLVGEKLHEEFVSLALKQLALEGTSFQCLVPATTPEAHYILLLDKVNAPTSAIARRAVPKAIAQQLEQFLNQSPHYRHARLLGQLSPVQVLVSQQIPEILTSQRIASGKKWGDIKHSLLCNRPIEEELLARLQQADCLRTLDISSVR, from the coding sequence ATGCGTTGGTTCATCAAACTCTTTGAGCAACTTCTCACCCCAAGCGCTGCACACTTCCGAGACGCTTTGAAACATCCTCAAAAAGCGCAGAAGCGAGTACAGCAGGAAATTTGCGATCGCCTCATCAAGAGCGAATACGGCAAGTTCCTGGGCATTCGCTCTCTCCAAGATTGGCAACAAGTTCCGATTGTTGACTACGAAGACCTCAAACCCTGGATTGATGGAGTCGGGGGACATAGCAGTAGGGGGATAGAGGGGAAACCCATCACTCATCCATTACAAGCGCAACTCACAACCGAACCCATCCTTTTCTACGAAAAAACCTCTGGAAGTCGCAGTGCCGCCAAATGCATACCCTACACCAAATCTCTGCGGCGTTCCTTTAATCAGATGTTTTGCGTTTGGGCGCACGACCTAATCCGCAATGGCCCTGCTTTTTCAACGGGTAAAATTTACTTCTGCATTTCTCCCCAGTTCCAGTACTGTTCGGATAAGACTGACCTAACCCCCTTAGCCTTCCTTCCCTACCAGGGAAGGGGGGAGTTAGACGCCCCTCTCCTTGTAGGAGAGGGGTTAGGGGAGAGGTTAACCGAGGATGCCCCTAATCCCGATCATTCATCCTTACAAGATGACTCCGAATACCTCGATCGCTGGTTAAGATGGCTGCTTCATCCCTTTCTCATTTCTCCTGCTAACCTGCATCACTTGAGAACGCCAGAAGAGTTTAAGCGGCAGTTATGTCTTGCCTTACTACAAGCCGAACAGCTAGAAACTATTTCCATTTGGAGTCCTACTTTTCTCAAGATTCATCTCGATTACATCCAAACGCACCGGACAGAGTTGCGGCAGTCGTTGAAACTACCCGCAGAACGCGATCGCTTCCTGTGCGAACCTGAAATTCCCTGGACGAAACTTTGGCCTGAGTTAAAGCTAATTTCCTGCTGGGACAGTGCCTGCGCCGCCGATCCAGCTCAAGTTCTACGCGATTTATTTCCTGGGGTTATGGTGCAGGGTAAAGGACTTTTAGCCACAGAAGCGCCGATCACCATTCCTCTAATTGCGGCACAGGGATGCGTTCCTGTACTGGATGAAGTGTTCTTTGAGTTTGAGGATGAATCGGGAAAAATTTATCTGCTGCAAGACCTGCAAATTGGACAGGAATACAATATCATTCTTTCACAAAAGGGAGGGCTTTACCGCTATCGAATTGGCGATCGCGTGCGCGTTACTCATTACTACCTCAATACCCCTTGTCTGGAATTTTTAGGACGCGATCGCTCTATCAGTGATTTAGTCGGTGAAAAGCTACACGAAGAATTTGTCAGCTTGGCGTTGAAACAATTAGCGTTAGAAGGAACATCGTTTCAGTGCTTAGTGCCTGCGACAACTCCGGAAGCGCACTATATTCTGTTACTGGATAAGGTGAATGCACCGACTAGTGCGATTGCCCGAAGGGCAGTGCCAAAGGCAATTGCTCAGCAGTTAGAACAATTCCTAAATCAGTCTCCCCACTATCGCCATGCCCGACTCCTCGGTCAACTTTCTCCAGTTCAGGTTTTAGTCTCTCAGCAAATTCCTGAAATCTTGACCAGCCAACGCATAGCATCTGGGAAAAAGTGGGGAGATATTAAACACTCGCTCCTGTGCAATCGACCGATTGAAGAAGAATTACTGGCTAGGTTGCAGCAAGCCGACTGTTTGCGAACACTTGACATCAGTTCTGTGAGGTGA
- a CDS encoding sterol desaturase family protein: MLIFATFIVLIGFTITHQPSWAKLQTKSREDWILDSVGLLVQGLLIPILQIAVVYQLYRYFLPLPQGCLHLPHVATFLLSFIWVDYLYYWNHRCLHSRWFWSLHQVHHTVTDMDVLGTSRNCLWTSFLIIYLWIHAFFLYLLNDSTGYLIGVSLTAALDLWRHSQLAIAPQSWLFRFLSPWLILPQDHAWHHASDSGSRNYGANLKIWDKLHGTYYNCDAPPASLGIPTTLTLTQKLLYPVIPISFNDVTD, from the coding sequence ATATTAATTTTTGCGACCTTTATAGTATTAATAGGATTCACTATTACTCATCAACCCAGTTGGGCAAAGTTACAGACAAAAAGCCGTGAAGATTGGATTTTAGATAGTGTGGGTTTGCTGGTTCAGGGTTTACTGATTCCCATCCTTCAAATTGCCGTAGTTTACCAACTATATCGCTACTTTCTACCCTTGCCGCAAGGATGCTTGCATTTGCCTCACGTCGCAACCTTCCTACTCAGTTTCATCTGGGTAGATTACCTCTACTACTGGAACCATCGCTGTTTACATAGTCGCTGGTTCTGGTCTTTGCATCAGGTTCATCATACTGTCACGGATATGGATGTCCTGGGAACCTCCCGCAATTGTCTTTGGACAAGCTTTCTGATTATTTACCTGTGGATACATGCGTTTTTTCTCTACTTATTAAACGACTCCACTGGATACCTGATAGGAGTCAGTCTCACCGCAGCGCTAGATCTATGGCGGCACAGTCAATTAGCGATCGCACCTCAAAGCTGGCTTTTTCGCTTCCTGTCACCCTGGCTAATTTTGCCTCAAGATCATGCTTGGCATCATGCCAGTGATTCAGGTTCCAGGAATTACGGGGCAAATTTGAAAATCTGGGACAAATTACATGGAACTTACTATAACTGTGATGCCCCCCCTGCTTCTCTGGGTATTCCGACTACGCTGACCCTAACTCAAAAACTACTTTATCCCGTAATACCAATTTCCTTTAATGATGTTACAGATTAG
- a CDS encoding aromatic ring-hydroxylating dioxygenase subunit alpha, translated as MKFEDFWYIIALSKQLPPNKILQRTLLGEWLAIFRDENGKAVALRDRCMHRNSRLSCGKVRQGKIQCPYHGWIYDNTGKIMAVPSEGKDFQPLSTRQVKSYQTKEQDGYIYVQLSDNKSEEFAPFAMPYYQEPGWETVRVINRFRNNVTNCAENFIDIPHTAFVHPGVFRTSRQQPLKMSVERRNGSTFVEYYNETTNLGWYSRFLNWKGYEIRHTDSFHMPNITSVEYDMGPHRRLFITSQSIPETENSTLVYTDVTYNYGIWNKIARPFVHWTAQHIIRQDIKILDIQGEAIAKYGSHFTNTPADTIHVFVESIRNKIAAGEDPRELPERSVEITFWV; from the coding sequence ATGAAATTTGAGGATTTCTGGTACATCATAGCACTCAGCAAACAACTCCCACCCAATAAAATTTTACAACGCACCCTATTAGGGGAATGGCTAGCAATATTTAGAGACGAAAACGGTAAAGCCGTAGCATTACGCGATCGCTGTATGCATCGCAACAGCCGCCTCTCTTGTGGTAAAGTCCGCCAAGGAAAAATTCAATGTCCCTATCATGGATGGATATACGATAATACTGGAAAAATTATGGCAGTTCCTTCAGAAGGGAAAGATTTCCAACCACTCTCTACCCGTCAAGTTAAATCCTACCAAACTAAGGAACAAGACGGGTATATTTACGTACAACTCAGCGATAACAAGAGCGAAGAATTTGCACCCTTTGCCATGCCGTATTATCAGGAACCCGGATGGGAAACGGTACGAGTTATTAACCGCTTTCGCAACAATGTAACGAACTGTGCCGAGAATTTTATCGATATTCCGCACACCGCTTTTGTCCATCCTGGTGTATTTCGTACTTCTCGTCAGCAACCGCTCAAAATGAGCGTAGAACGTCGCAATGGTTCGACGTTTGTGGAATATTACAACGAAACAACTAATTTGGGGTGGTACTCTCGCTTTCTGAATTGGAAAGGCTATGAAATTCGGCATACAGATAGTTTCCACATGCCAAATATTACCAGTGTGGAGTACGATATGGGGCCGCATCGACGACTTTTCATCACCAGTCAATCCATTCCGGAAACAGAGAATTCAACACTGGTTTATACAGATGTAACCTATAACTATGGCATCTGGAATAAAATTGCTCGTCCCTTTGTACACTGGACGGCGCAGCATATTATTCGTCAGGATATCAAAATTTTGGATATTCAAGGCGAAGCGATCGCTAAATACGGTTCCCACTTTACCAACACTCCCGCCGATACCATCCACGTTTTTGTCGAGTCTATCCGCAACAAAATCGCGGCAGGAGAAGACCCTAGAGAACTTCCTGAGCGCTCGGTTGAAATCACATTTTGGGTATAA